In Cicer arietinum cultivar CDC Frontier isolate Library 1 chromosome 7, Cicar.CDCFrontier_v2.0, whole genome shotgun sequence, a single window of DNA contains:
- the LOC101514630 gene encoding kinesin-like protein KIN-7G isoform X5, with the protein MSGITGYAVADIFNYIEKHKEREFVLKFSAMEIYNESVRDLLSTDSTPLRLLDDPEKGTVVEKLTEETMRDWNHFIELISFCETQRQIGETSLNEASSRSHQILRLTIESSAREFFGNDKLSSLAASVNFIDLAGSERASQTNSAGARLKEGCHINRSLLTLGTVIRKLSKGRNGHIPFRDSKLTRILQSSIGGNARTAIICTMSPARSYVEQTRNTLLFACCAKEVATNAKVNVVMSDKLLVKQLQRELARLEGELRNSGSTLRKSDSAALLREKDLQIEMLKKEIMDLAFQRDLAHSQIKDMLQVGGDDMFSSDFESLDPQYPKLRVRSSMDFENQTTEPNLLAFDGLESVRSFDASQYSDGLSVSSEENYFQLPDLEKSLPIRKSFQGLSVVSYNDVTSDSDKNIVQEQLDDKVCESCKEVRCIEPEDPITNTHTHSNSIDMSPNKDMNSNASSPGANTIVSGLTKVDNIDKENKDLSSFELKENKELNRLDQGFFLLSSEKISPLLVEKNASRSRTLKLTRSRSCKPSLMKDSSSDWFDHDEIIQNTLPIGSQKDYIGRLEDFQKKTYILKYNPNAERLSWAGYGICERCSTADIQNVKSSFELEIGDDSDLSPVRKEKKELGRSNLLENNEVPDTGVKSTVSAKKFKNVGFNTLQSGEEKHLDWSSEFKQLQKEIIELWHSCNVSLVHRTYFFLLFKGDPSDSIYMEVELRRLSYLKENQILEDGRTLTPESSKRYLRRERQMLSKQMQRKLSKSDRENMYLKWGIRMSSKHRRLQLAHHLWSETEDINHIRESATIVAKLVGSVEPDQAFKEMFGLNFAPRRRRKKSFGWTSSMKHIL; encoded by the exons ATGAGCGGTATAACTGGGTACGCCGTAGCtgacatttttaattatatagaaAAG CACAAAGAAAGGGAATTTGTCTTAAAGTTTTCAGCAATGGAGATCTATAATGAATCTGTTAGGGACCTTCTTAGTACCGACAGTACACCTCTCAGACTTCTTGATGATCCAGAG AAAGGCACAGTTGTTGAGAAACTAACGGAGGAAACTATGCGTGACTGGAACCATTTTATAGAACTTATTTCTTTCTGTGAAA CCCAAAGGCAGATAGGGGAGACATCCTTGAATGAAGCAAGCTCGAGATCCCATCAAATTCTAAGACTG ACAATTGAAAGTTCTGCACGTGAATTTTTTGGAAATGACAAATTGAGCTCTCTTGCCGCGTCTGTG AATTTTATTGATCTTGCTGGAAGTGAGCGGGCATCACAAACTAATTCAGCTGGTGCAAGATTGAAAGAGGGATGCCACATAAACCGTAGTTTACTGACTCTAGGAACTGTCATCCGCAAACTCAG CAAGGGTAGAAATGGACACATCCCTTTCAGAGATTCAAAGCTAACTCGCATACTGCAGTCCTCAATAGGAGGCAATGCTAGAACAGCAATCATCTGTACCATGAGTCCTGCACGGAGCTATGTTGAACAAACTAGAAACACCCTCTTATTTGCATGTTGTGCTAAAGAAGTGGCAACTAATGCAAAAGTCAATGTAGTGATGTCTGATAAATTGTTAGTCAAGCAATTGCAAAGAGAGTTGGCTAGGCTGGAAGGTGAGTTGAGAAATTCAGGGTCAACCCTCCGTAAATCTGATTCTGCAGCATTGCTGAGGGAAAAAGACCTCCAAATTGAGATG TTAAAGAAAGAGATAATGGATCTGGCTTTCCAGCGAGACCTTGCCCACTCTCAAATTAAGGACATGCTTCAAGTGGGTGGAGACGATATGTTTTCAAGTGATTTC GAAAGTTTGGATCCTCAATATCCAAAATTACGTGTGCGAAGTTCAATGGACTTTGAAAATCAAACAACAGAACCAAACTTATTAGCTTTTGACGGCTTGGAGAGTGTTAGATCTTTTGATGCTTCTCAATATTCAGATGGACTTAGTGTTAGTTCCGAAGAGAATTATTTCCAGCTCCCTGATTTGGAAAAGAGTCTTCCCATAAGGAAATCTTTCCAAGGGCTGTCAGTTGTAAGTTATAATGATGTAACGAGTGATTCAGATAAGAATATAGTTCAAGAACAGCTAGATGATAAGGTATGCGAAAGTTGTAAGGAAGTTAGGTGCATTGAGCCAGAAGATCCAATTACAAACACACATACACACTCAAATTCAATAGATATGAGTCCAAATAAAGACATGAACTCTAATGCATCATCTCCGGGGGCAAATACAATTGTCTCAGGATTGACAAAAGTTGATAACATAGACAAAGAAAATAAAGACTTGTCTTCTTTTGAATTAAAGGAAAACAAAGAATTGAATCGCTTGGACCAAGGTTTCTTTCTTCTCTCTTCAGAGAAAATAAGTCCATTGCTGGTAGAAAAAAATGCATCTAGATCTAGAACCTTGAAATTGACTAGAAGCAGAAGTTGTAAACCAAGTCTCATGAAGGACTCATCTTCAGATTGGTTTGACCACGACGAAATAATTCAGAACACCCTCCCAATAGGGTCCCAAAAAGACTACATCGGCAGACTTGAAGACTTTCAAAAGAAGAcctatatactaaaatataatccCAATGCTGAGAGGTTATCCTGGGCTGGTTATGGGATTTGCGAGAGATGTTCTACCGCTGACATACAAAACGTTAAATCATCATTTGAGTTGGAAATTGGTGATGATAGTGATTTATCTCCAGtaagaaaggaaaagaaagaactTGGACGTTCAAATCTACTGGAAAACAACGAG GTTCCAGACACAGGAGTTAAGTCAACTGTTTCtgcaaaaaaattcaaaaatgttGGGTTCAACACATTGCAATCTGGTGAAGAAAAACATTTGGACTGGTCTTCAGAATTTAAGCAGTTGCAGAAAGAGATTATTGAACTCTGGCATTCTTGTAATGTTTCATTGGTCCACAGGACTTACTTTTTCCTTCTATTCAAAGGGGACCCGTCAGATTCTATTTATATGGAGGTAGAGCTGAGAAGGCTGTCCTATCTCAAAGAGAATCAAATTTTGGAAGATGGACGAACCCTTACCCCTGAATCAAG CAAGAGATACCTTAGAAGAGAGAGACAAATGTTGAGCAAGCAAATGCAGAGGAAGTTGTCAAAATCTGATAGAGAGAACATGTATTTGAAGTGGGGTATTCGTATGAGTTCAAAACATAGGAGGTTGCAATTGGCACATCACCTATGGTCTGAAACAGAAGATATAAACCACATTAGAGAGAGTGCCACAATTGTTGCAAAGCTTGTTGGTTCAGTAGAGCCAGATCAGGCTTTCAAGGAGATGTTTGGCCTCAACTTTGCACCAAGACGCAGAAGAAAGAAATCTTTTGGTTGGACATCCAGTATGAAGCATATTTTGTAA
- the LOC101514630 gene encoding kinesin-like protein KIN-7H isoform X6 has translation MSGITGYFLQHKEREFVLKFSAMEIYNESVRDLLSTDSTPLRLLDDPEKGTVVEKLTEETMRDWNHFIELISFCETQRQIGETSLNEASSRSHQILRLTIESSAREFFGNDKLSSLAASVNFIDLAGSERASQTNSAGARLKEGCHINRSLLTLGTVIRKLSKGRNGHIPFRDSKLTRILQSSIGGNARTAIICTMSPARSYVEQTRNTLLFACCAKEVATNAKVNVVMSDKLLVKQLQRELARLEGELRNSGSTLRKSDSAALLREKDLQIEMLKKEIMDLAFQRDLAHSQIKDMLQVGGDDMFSSDFESLDPQYPKLRVRSSMDFENQTTEPNLLAFDGLESVRSFDASQYSDGLSVSSEENYFQLPDLEKSLPIRKSFQGLSVVSYNDVTSDSDKNIVQEQLDDKVCESCKEVRCIEPEDPITNTHTHSNSIDMSPNKDMNSNASSPGANTIVSGLTKVDNIDKENKDLSSFELKENKELNRLDQGFFLLSSEKISPLLVEKNASRSRTLKLTRSRSCKPSLMKDSSSDWFDHDEIIQNTLPIGSQKDYIGRLEDFQKKTYILKYNPNAERLSWAGYGICERCSTADIQNVKSSFELEIGDDSDLSPVRKEKKELGRSNLLENNEVPDTGVKSTVSAKKFKNVGFNTLQSGEEKHLDWSSEFKQLQKEIIELWHSCNVSLVHRTYFFLLFKGDPSDSIYMEVELRRLSYLKENQILEDGRTLTPESSKRYLRRERQMLSKQMQRKLSKSDRENMYLKWGIRMSSKHRRLQLAHHLWSETEDINHIRESATIVAKLVGSVEPDQAFKEMFGLNFAPRRRRKKSFGWTSSMKHIL, from the exons ATGAGCGGTATAACTGG ATATTTTTTACAGCACAAAGAAAGGGAATTTGTCTTAAAGTTTTCAGCAATGGAGATCTATAATGAATCTGTTAGGGACCTTCTTAGTACCGACAGTACACCTCTCAGACTTCTTGATGATCCAGAG AAAGGCACAGTTGTTGAGAAACTAACGGAGGAAACTATGCGTGACTGGAACCATTTTATAGAACTTATTTCTTTCTGTGAAA CCCAAAGGCAGATAGGGGAGACATCCTTGAATGAAGCAAGCTCGAGATCCCATCAAATTCTAAGACTG ACAATTGAAAGTTCTGCACGTGAATTTTTTGGAAATGACAAATTGAGCTCTCTTGCCGCGTCTGTG AATTTTATTGATCTTGCTGGAAGTGAGCGGGCATCACAAACTAATTCAGCTGGTGCAAGATTGAAAGAGGGATGCCACATAAACCGTAGTTTACTGACTCTAGGAACTGTCATCCGCAAACTCAG CAAGGGTAGAAATGGACACATCCCTTTCAGAGATTCAAAGCTAACTCGCATACTGCAGTCCTCAATAGGAGGCAATGCTAGAACAGCAATCATCTGTACCATGAGTCCTGCACGGAGCTATGTTGAACAAACTAGAAACACCCTCTTATTTGCATGTTGTGCTAAAGAAGTGGCAACTAATGCAAAAGTCAATGTAGTGATGTCTGATAAATTGTTAGTCAAGCAATTGCAAAGAGAGTTGGCTAGGCTGGAAGGTGAGTTGAGAAATTCAGGGTCAACCCTCCGTAAATCTGATTCTGCAGCATTGCTGAGGGAAAAAGACCTCCAAATTGAGATG TTAAAGAAAGAGATAATGGATCTGGCTTTCCAGCGAGACCTTGCCCACTCTCAAATTAAGGACATGCTTCAAGTGGGTGGAGACGATATGTTTTCAAGTGATTTC GAAAGTTTGGATCCTCAATATCCAAAATTACGTGTGCGAAGTTCAATGGACTTTGAAAATCAAACAACAGAACCAAACTTATTAGCTTTTGACGGCTTGGAGAGTGTTAGATCTTTTGATGCTTCTCAATATTCAGATGGACTTAGTGTTAGTTCCGAAGAGAATTATTTCCAGCTCCCTGATTTGGAAAAGAGTCTTCCCATAAGGAAATCTTTCCAAGGGCTGTCAGTTGTAAGTTATAATGATGTAACGAGTGATTCAGATAAGAATATAGTTCAAGAACAGCTAGATGATAAGGTATGCGAAAGTTGTAAGGAAGTTAGGTGCATTGAGCCAGAAGATCCAATTACAAACACACATACACACTCAAATTCAATAGATATGAGTCCAAATAAAGACATGAACTCTAATGCATCATCTCCGGGGGCAAATACAATTGTCTCAGGATTGACAAAAGTTGATAACATAGACAAAGAAAATAAAGACTTGTCTTCTTTTGAATTAAAGGAAAACAAAGAATTGAATCGCTTGGACCAAGGTTTCTTTCTTCTCTCTTCAGAGAAAATAAGTCCATTGCTGGTAGAAAAAAATGCATCTAGATCTAGAACCTTGAAATTGACTAGAAGCAGAAGTTGTAAACCAAGTCTCATGAAGGACTCATCTTCAGATTGGTTTGACCACGACGAAATAATTCAGAACACCCTCCCAATAGGGTCCCAAAAAGACTACATCGGCAGACTTGAAGACTTTCAAAAGAAGAcctatatactaaaatataatccCAATGCTGAGAGGTTATCCTGGGCTGGTTATGGGATTTGCGAGAGATGTTCTACCGCTGACATACAAAACGTTAAATCATCATTTGAGTTGGAAATTGGTGATGATAGTGATTTATCTCCAGtaagaaaggaaaagaaagaactTGGACGTTCAAATCTACTGGAAAACAACGAG GTTCCAGACACAGGAGTTAAGTCAACTGTTTCtgcaaaaaaattcaaaaatgttGGGTTCAACACATTGCAATCTGGTGAAGAAAAACATTTGGACTGGTCTTCAGAATTTAAGCAGTTGCAGAAAGAGATTATTGAACTCTGGCATTCTTGTAATGTTTCATTGGTCCACAGGACTTACTTTTTCCTTCTATTCAAAGGGGACCCGTCAGATTCTATTTATATGGAGGTAGAGCTGAGAAGGCTGTCCTATCTCAAAGAGAATCAAATTTTGGAAGATGGACGAACCCTTACCCCTGAATCAAG CAAGAGATACCTTAGAAGAGAGAGACAAATGTTGAGCAAGCAAATGCAGAGGAAGTTGTCAAAATCTGATAGAGAGAACATGTATTTGAAGTGGGGTATTCGTATGAGTTCAAAACATAGGAGGTTGCAATTGGCACATCACCTATGGTCTGAAACAGAAGATATAAACCACATTAGAGAGAGTGCCACAATTGTTGCAAAGCTTGTTGGTTCAGTAGAGCCAGATCAGGCTTTCAAGGAGATGTTTGGCCTCAACTTTGCACCAAGACGCAGAAGAAAGAAATCTTTTGGTTGGACATCCAGTATGAAGCATATTTTGTAA
- the LOC101514630 gene encoding kinesin-like protein KIN-7G isoform X1, whose amino-acid sequence MDSNSGEEAMQGSTGSEERIVVSVRVRPLNDKELAKNDLSEWECIDDTTIMYRSNLSASERSLYPTTYTFDRVFRADCPTRQVYEAAAKEVALCVLDGINSSIFAYGQTSSGKTYTMSGITGYAVADIFNYIEKVYETKHVVASPCHSENLVLIRYFLQHKEREFVLKFSAMEIYNESVRDLLSTDSTPLRLLDDPEKGTVVEKLTEETMRDWNHFIELISFCETQRQIGETSLNEASSRSHQILRLTIESSAREFFGNDKLSSLAASVNFIDLAGSERASQTNSAGARLKEGCHINRSLLTLGTVIRKLSKGRNGHIPFRDSKLTRILQSSIGGNARTAIICTMSPARSYVEQTRNTLLFACCAKEVATNAKVNVVMSDKLLVKQLQRELARLEGELRNSGSTLRKSDSAALLREKDLQIEMLKKEIMDLAFQRDLAHSQIKDMLQVGGDDMFSSDFESLDPQYPKLRVRSSMDFENQTTEPNLLAFDGLESVRSFDASQYSDGLSVSSEENYFQLPDLEKSLPIRKSFQGLSVVSYNDVTSDSDKNIVQEQLDDKVCESCKEVRCIEPEDPITNTHTHSNSIDMSPNKDMNSNASSPGANTIVSGLTKVDNIDKENKDLSSFELKENKELNRLDQGFFLLSSEKISPLLVEKNASRSRTLKLTRSRSCKPSLMKDSSSDWFDHDEIIQNTLPIGSQKDYIGRLEDFQKKTYILKYNPNAERLSWAGYGICERCSTADIQNVKSSFELEIGDDSDLSPVRKEKKELGRSNLLENNEVPDTGVKSTVSAKKFKNVGFNTLQSGEEKHLDWSSEFKQLQKEIIELWHSCNVSLVHRTYFFLLFKGDPSDSIYMEVELRRLSYLKENQILEDGRTLTPESSKRYLRRERQMLSKQMQRKLSKSDRENMYLKWGIRMSSKHRRLQLAHHLWSETEDINHIRESATIVAKLVGSVEPDQAFKEMFGLNFAPRRRRKKSFGWTSSMKHIL is encoded by the exons ATGGATTCCAATTCAGGGGAGGAGGCAATGCAAGGCTCAACAGGCAGTGAGGAGAGAATTGTTGTTTCTGTTCGTGTGAGACCATTGAATGATAAGGAGCTAGCAAAAAATGATCTGTCTGAATGGGAATGTATTGATGATACTACCATCATGTACAGGAGCAACCTTTCAGCTTCCGAAAGGTCTCTATATCCAACAACCTATACATTTG ACCGAGTATTTAGGGCTGATTGCCCCACAAGGCAGGTGTATGAAGCAGCGGCTAAGGAGGTAGCTCTTTGTGTTCTCGATGGCATCAATT CTAGCATTTTCGCATACGGACAAACAAGCAGTGGAAAGACATACACCATGAGCGGTATAACTGGGTACGCCGTAGCtgacatttttaattatatagaaAAGGTATATGAAACTAAACACGTTGTTGCATCACCTTGTCATTCTGAAAACCTTGTTTTGATTAGATATTTTTTACAGCACAAAGAAAGGGAATTTGTCTTAAAGTTTTCAGCAATGGAGATCTATAATGAATCTGTTAGGGACCTTCTTAGTACCGACAGTACACCTCTCAGACTTCTTGATGATCCAGAG AAAGGCACAGTTGTTGAGAAACTAACGGAGGAAACTATGCGTGACTGGAACCATTTTATAGAACTTATTTCTTTCTGTGAAA CCCAAAGGCAGATAGGGGAGACATCCTTGAATGAAGCAAGCTCGAGATCCCATCAAATTCTAAGACTG ACAATTGAAAGTTCTGCACGTGAATTTTTTGGAAATGACAAATTGAGCTCTCTTGCCGCGTCTGTG AATTTTATTGATCTTGCTGGAAGTGAGCGGGCATCACAAACTAATTCAGCTGGTGCAAGATTGAAAGAGGGATGCCACATAAACCGTAGTTTACTGACTCTAGGAACTGTCATCCGCAAACTCAG CAAGGGTAGAAATGGACACATCCCTTTCAGAGATTCAAAGCTAACTCGCATACTGCAGTCCTCAATAGGAGGCAATGCTAGAACAGCAATCATCTGTACCATGAGTCCTGCACGGAGCTATGTTGAACAAACTAGAAACACCCTCTTATTTGCATGTTGTGCTAAAGAAGTGGCAACTAATGCAAAAGTCAATGTAGTGATGTCTGATAAATTGTTAGTCAAGCAATTGCAAAGAGAGTTGGCTAGGCTGGAAGGTGAGTTGAGAAATTCAGGGTCAACCCTCCGTAAATCTGATTCTGCAGCATTGCTGAGGGAAAAAGACCTCCAAATTGAGATG TTAAAGAAAGAGATAATGGATCTGGCTTTCCAGCGAGACCTTGCCCACTCTCAAATTAAGGACATGCTTCAAGTGGGTGGAGACGATATGTTTTCAAGTGATTTC GAAAGTTTGGATCCTCAATATCCAAAATTACGTGTGCGAAGTTCAATGGACTTTGAAAATCAAACAACAGAACCAAACTTATTAGCTTTTGACGGCTTGGAGAGTGTTAGATCTTTTGATGCTTCTCAATATTCAGATGGACTTAGTGTTAGTTCCGAAGAGAATTATTTCCAGCTCCCTGATTTGGAAAAGAGTCTTCCCATAAGGAAATCTTTCCAAGGGCTGTCAGTTGTAAGTTATAATGATGTAACGAGTGATTCAGATAAGAATATAGTTCAAGAACAGCTAGATGATAAGGTATGCGAAAGTTGTAAGGAAGTTAGGTGCATTGAGCCAGAAGATCCAATTACAAACACACATACACACTCAAATTCAATAGATATGAGTCCAAATAAAGACATGAACTCTAATGCATCATCTCCGGGGGCAAATACAATTGTCTCAGGATTGACAAAAGTTGATAACATAGACAAAGAAAATAAAGACTTGTCTTCTTTTGAATTAAAGGAAAACAAAGAATTGAATCGCTTGGACCAAGGTTTCTTTCTTCTCTCTTCAGAGAAAATAAGTCCATTGCTGGTAGAAAAAAATGCATCTAGATCTAGAACCTTGAAATTGACTAGAAGCAGAAGTTGTAAACCAAGTCTCATGAAGGACTCATCTTCAGATTGGTTTGACCACGACGAAATAATTCAGAACACCCTCCCAATAGGGTCCCAAAAAGACTACATCGGCAGACTTGAAGACTTTCAAAAGAAGAcctatatactaaaatataatccCAATGCTGAGAGGTTATCCTGGGCTGGTTATGGGATTTGCGAGAGATGTTCTACCGCTGACATACAAAACGTTAAATCATCATTTGAGTTGGAAATTGGTGATGATAGTGATTTATCTCCAGtaagaaaggaaaagaaagaactTGGACGTTCAAATCTACTGGAAAACAACGAG GTTCCAGACACAGGAGTTAAGTCAACTGTTTCtgcaaaaaaattcaaaaatgttGGGTTCAACACATTGCAATCTGGTGAAGAAAAACATTTGGACTGGTCTTCAGAATTTAAGCAGTTGCAGAAAGAGATTATTGAACTCTGGCATTCTTGTAATGTTTCATTGGTCCACAGGACTTACTTTTTCCTTCTATTCAAAGGGGACCCGTCAGATTCTATTTATATGGAGGTAGAGCTGAGAAGGCTGTCCTATCTCAAAGAGAATCAAATTTTGGAAGATGGACGAACCCTTACCCCTGAATCAAG CAAGAGATACCTTAGAAGAGAGAGACAAATGTTGAGCAAGCAAATGCAGAGGAAGTTGTCAAAATCTGATAGAGAGAACATGTATTTGAAGTGGGGTATTCGTATGAGTTCAAAACATAGGAGGTTGCAATTGGCACATCACCTATGGTCTGAAACAGAAGATATAAACCACATTAGAGAGAGTGCCACAATTGTTGCAAAGCTTGTTGGTTCAGTAGAGCCAGATCAGGCTTTCAAGGAGATGTTTGGCCTCAACTTTGCACCAAGACGCAGAAGAAAGAAATCTTTTGGTTGGACATCCAGTATGAAGCATATTTTGTAA
- the LOC101514630 gene encoding kinesin-like protein KIN-7G isoform X7 yields MEIYNESVRDLLSTDSTPLRLLDDPEKGTVVEKLTEETMRDWNHFIELISFCETQRQIGETSLNEASSRSHQILRLTIESSAREFFGNDKLSSLAASVNFIDLAGSERASQTNSAGARLKEGCHINRSLLTLGTVIRKLSKGRNGHIPFRDSKLTRILQSSIGGNARTAIICTMSPARSYVEQTRNTLLFACCAKEVATNAKVNVVMSDKLLVKQLQRELARLEGELRNSGSTLRKSDSAALLREKDLQIEMLKKEIMDLAFQRDLAHSQIKDMLQVGGDDMFSSDFESLDPQYPKLRVRSSMDFENQTTEPNLLAFDGLESVRSFDASQYSDGLSVSSEENYFQLPDLEKSLPIRKSFQGLSVVSYNDVTSDSDKNIVQEQLDDKVCESCKEVRCIEPEDPITNTHTHSNSIDMSPNKDMNSNASSPGANTIVSGLTKVDNIDKENKDLSSFELKENKELNRLDQGFFLLSSEKISPLLVEKNASRSRTLKLTRSRSCKPSLMKDSSSDWFDHDEIIQNTLPIGSQKDYIGRLEDFQKKTYILKYNPNAERLSWAGYGICERCSTADIQNVKSSFELEIGDDSDLSPVRKEKKELGRSNLLENNEVPDTGVKSTVSAKKFKNVGFNTLQSGEEKHLDWSSEFKQLQKEIIELWHSCNVSLVHRTYFFLLFKGDPSDSIYMEVELRRLSYLKENQILEDGRTLTPESSKRYLRRERQMLSKQMQRKLSKSDRENMYLKWGIRMSSKHRRLQLAHHLWSETEDINHIRESATIVAKLVGSVEPDQAFKEMFGLNFAPRRRRKKSFGWTSSMKHIL; encoded by the exons ATGGAGATCTATAATGAATCTGTTAGGGACCTTCTTAGTACCGACAGTACACCTCTCAGACTTCTTGATGATCCAGAG AAAGGCACAGTTGTTGAGAAACTAACGGAGGAAACTATGCGTGACTGGAACCATTTTATAGAACTTATTTCTTTCTGTGAAA CCCAAAGGCAGATAGGGGAGACATCCTTGAATGAAGCAAGCTCGAGATCCCATCAAATTCTAAGACTG ACAATTGAAAGTTCTGCACGTGAATTTTTTGGAAATGACAAATTGAGCTCTCTTGCCGCGTCTGTG AATTTTATTGATCTTGCTGGAAGTGAGCGGGCATCACAAACTAATTCAGCTGGTGCAAGATTGAAAGAGGGATGCCACATAAACCGTAGTTTACTGACTCTAGGAACTGTCATCCGCAAACTCAG CAAGGGTAGAAATGGACACATCCCTTTCAGAGATTCAAAGCTAACTCGCATACTGCAGTCCTCAATAGGAGGCAATGCTAGAACAGCAATCATCTGTACCATGAGTCCTGCACGGAGCTATGTTGAACAAACTAGAAACACCCTCTTATTTGCATGTTGTGCTAAAGAAGTGGCAACTAATGCAAAAGTCAATGTAGTGATGTCTGATAAATTGTTAGTCAAGCAATTGCAAAGAGAGTTGGCTAGGCTGGAAGGTGAGTTGAGAAATTCAGGGTCAACCCTCCGTAAATCTGATTCTGCAGCATTGCTGAGGGAAAAAGACCTCCAAATTGAGATG TTAAAGAAAGAGATAATGGATCTGGCTTTCCAGCGAGACCTTGCCCACTCTCAAATTAAGGACATGCTTCAAGTGGGTGGAGACGATATGTTTTCAAGTGATTTC GAAAGTTTGGATCCTCAATATCCAAAATTACGTGTGCGAAGTTCAATGGACTTTGAAAATCAAACAACAGAACCAAACTTATTAGCTTTTGACGGCTTGGAGAGTGTTAGATCTTTTGATGCTTCTCAATATTCAGATGGACTTAGTGTTAGTTCCGAAGAGAATTATTTCCAGCTCCCTGATTTGGAAAAGAGTCTTCCCATAAGGAAATCTTTCCAAGGGCTGTCAGTTGTAAGTTATAATGATGTAACGAGTGATTCAGATAAGAATATAGTTCAAGAACAGCTAGATGATAAGGTATGCGAAAGTTGTAAGGAAGTTAGGTGCATTGAGCCAGAAGATCCAATTACAAACACACATACACACTCAAATTCAATAGATATGAGTCCAAATAAAGACATGAACTCTAATGCATCATCTCCGGGGGCAAATACAATTGTCTCAGGATTGACAAAAGTTGATAACATAGACAAAGAAAATAAAGACTTGTCTTCTTTTGAATTAAAGGAAAACAAAGAATTGAATCGCTTGGACCAAGGTTTCTTTCTTCTCTCTTCAGAGAAAATAAGTCCATTGCTGGTAGAAAAAAATGCATCTAGATCTAGAACCTTGAAATTGACTAGAAGCAGAAGTTGTAAACCAAGTCTCATGAAGGACTCATCTTCAGATTGGTTTGACCACGACGAAATAATTCAGAACACCCTCCCAATAGGGTCCCAAAAAGACTACATCGGCAGACTTGAAGACTTTCAAAAGAAGAcctatatactaaaatataatccCAATGCTGAGAGGTTATCCTGGGCTGGTTATGGGATTTGCGAGAGATGTTCTACCGCTGACATACAAAACGTTAAATCATCATTTGAGTTGGAAATTGGTGATGATAGTGATTTATCTCCAGtaagaaaggaaaagaaagaactTGGACGTTCAAATCTACTGGAAAACAACGAG GTTCCAGACACAGGAGTTAAGTCAACTGTTTCtgcaaaaaaattcaaaaatgttGGGTTCAACACATTGCAATCTGGTGAAGAAAAACATTTGGACTGGTCTTCAGAATTTAAGCAGTTGCAGAAAGAGATTATTGAACTCTGGCATTCTTGTAATGTTTCATTGGTCCACAGGACTTACTTTTTCCTTCTATTCAAAGGGGACCCGTCAGATTCTATTTATATGGAGGTAGAGCTGAGAAGGCTGTCCTATCTCAAAGAGAATCAAATTTTGGAAGATGGACGAACCCTTACCCCTGAATCAAG CAAGAGATACCTTAGAAGAGAGAGACAAATGTTGAGCAAGCAAATGCAGAGGAAGTTGTCAAAATCTGATAGAGAGAACATGTATTTGAAGTGGGGTATTCGTATGAGTTCAAAACATAGGAGGTTGCAATTGGCACATCACCTATGGTCTGAAACAGAAGATATAAACCACATTAGAGAGAGTGCCACAATTGTTGCAAAGCTTGTTGGTTCAGTAGAGCCAGATCAGGCTTTCAAGGAGATGTTTGGCCTCAACTTTGCACCAAGACGCAGAAGAAAGAAATCTTTTGGTTGGACATCCAGTATGAAGCATATTTTGTAA